A genome region from Akkermansiaceae bacterium includes the following:
- a CDS encoding sulfite exporter TauE/SafE family protein yields MLGDPEKLAIALVAAVCIGIAKAGFSGISMVSVVILAEIYGPKASVGLALPLLIAADLMAYPAFLKHGSWKPVWKLLPATLAGILIGWWLLGEIDDGAARRAIGGCVLFMVAVQALRKLRPVFFDRLAQSHGFGVAAGSLGGFSTMLANAAGPVIQLYFLARRLPKMEMLGIGARFFLLVNLIKIPLNAKLALITTDSLLENLKLLPGVVIGIIAGRWLIGRVPQAVFEWMIVIFAFVAALRLLWA; encoded by the coding sequence ATGCTCGGGGACCCGGAAAAGCTTGCCATCGCACTTGTGGCTGCCGTCTGCATCGGCATCGCCAAGGCCGGGTTCAGCGGGATCTCCATGGTTTCCGTGGTGATCCTCGCGGAAATCTACGGCCCCAAGGCCTCGGTGGGGCTGGCCCTGCCCCTGCTCATCGCCGCCGACCTGATGGCCTACCCCGCCTTCCTGAAACACGGGTCGTGGAAGCCCGTCTGGAAACTCCTCCCCGCCACCCTCGCCGGCATCCTGATCGGCTGGTGGCTGCTCGGGGAAATCGATGACGGCGCGGCGCGGCGCGCCATCGGCGGCTGCGTCCTCTTCATGGTGGCCGTGCAGGCCTTGCGGAAACTGCGCCCCGTGTTCTTCGACAGGCTCGCGCAATCCCACGGTTTCGGAGTGGCGGCCGGCTCGCTGGGCGGCTTCTCCACCATGCTCGCCAACGCCGCTGGCCCGGTGATCCAGCTCTATTTCCTCGCCCGCCGCCTGCCCAAGATGGAAATGCTCGGCATAGGTGCCAGGTTTTTCCTGCTGGTCAACTTGATCAAAATCCCCCTCAACGCCAAGCTCGCACTCATCACCACGGACAGCCTTTTGGAAAACCTGAAACTCCTGCCGGGCGTCGTCATCGGCATCATCGCCGGGCGCTGGCTCATCGGGCGTGTGCCCCAGGCGGTATTCGAGTGGATGATCGTTATCTTCGCCTTCGTCGCCGCCCTGCGCCTGCTCTGGGCCTAG
- a CDS encoding integron integrase, whose amino-acid sequence MREGNYALRTEENYLQWVVRLMLHGKRGSGLPGVAEAEEFLSDLAVKGGVVMGTQKQALNAMSFYLKRVRGFEQVDLRNFRKARESQKLPVVLSKAEVLRLLDAADGEARRGGLAKTYALMLQVMYASGLRVMECVRLRVKDVDFDNGYVMVRQGKGNKDRRVPLARRLVEPLRGHLAEIRLMYEQDRAEDLEGVFMPGAFDRKTPGAGKEWVWFWLFPSPKLSVDPRTNRVRRHHVHENGVQRSMKKLSDEARIDKRVTCHVLRHSFATHLLEMGRDIRTVQELLGHESVQTTMIYTHVLNDPDRKSGSPLDDL is encoded by the coding sequence ATGCGGGAGGGGAATTACGCGCTGCGGACGGAGGAGAATTACCTGCAATGGGTGGTGAGGCTGATGCTGCACGGGAAGCGGGGGAGCGGTCTGCCTGGGGTGGCGGAGGCGGAGGAGTTTTTGAGCGATCTGGCGGTGAAAGGCGGGGTGGTGATGGGGACGCAGAAGCAGGCGCTCAACGCGATGTCATTTTACCTGAAGCGGGTGCGGGGCTTCGAACAGGTGGATCTGCGGAATTTCCGCAAGGCGAGGGAAAGCCAGAAGCTGCCGGTGGTGCTGAGCAAGGCGGAGGTGCTGCGTTTGCTGGATGCGGCGGACGGGGAGGCGCGCCGGGGTGGGCTGGCAAAGACTTACGCGCTGATGCTGCAGGTGATGTATGCCTCGGGGCTGCGGGTGATGGAGTGCGTGCGCCTTAGGGTGAAGGATGTGGATTTCGACAACGGGTATGTGATGGTGCGGCAGGGCAAGGGGAACAAGGACAGGCGGGTGCCGCTGGCGAGGCGGCTGGTGGAGCCTTTGCGCGGGCATCTGGCGGAAATAAGGCTGATGTACGAGCAGGACAGGGCGGAGGATCTGGAGGGGGTGTTCATGCCGGGGGCGTTCGACCGGAAGACGCCGGGGGCGGGGAAGGAGTGGGTGTGGTTCTGGCTTTTCCCCTCACCGAAGCTCTCGGTGGATCCGAGGACGAACCGGGTGCGGCGCCACCATGTGCATGAGAACGGGGTGCAGCGCTCAATGAAAAAGCTTTCAGACGAGGCGCGAATTGACAAGCGGGTGACGTGCCACGTGCTGCGGCACAGCTTCGCGACGCATCTGCTGGAAATGGGGCGGGACATCCGCACGGTGCAGGAGCTGCTGGGTCACGAGAGTGTGCAGACGACGATGATTTATACGCACGTGCTGAATGATCCGGATCGGAAGAGCGGGAGTCCGTTGGATGATCTTTGA
- the ilvB gene encoding biosynthetic-type acetolactate synthase large subunit has protein sequence MAKQQIDGAQALIKTLDDLGIEFIFGYSGGAAIPIFDALETVKTKMKFILVRHEQGAVHMADGYARATGKPAAVLVTSGPGAGNTVTGLMTAMMDSVPMIVICGQTVTWMLGKDAFQEADIFGITIPVVKHNWLVKDTNALPRIAREAYHIATTGRPGPVLIDVPKDISQGPFSGEMKPKINLPGYDPSKDFDICKKAVKEAAALIANAKRPVILAGQGCMIARADKELMHLAETLDCPVTSTLLGKGVFPENHPLSLGMLGMHGTAYANKAMIECDLLINIGSRFDDRIIGQPAKFCKDAKIIHIDIDPAEAGKMIQPDVMIVGDAKAAVAEINEKIAPMKHPEWNEKLNGYRKKFPLGYKKQGGLRMQQVIDELYHLTKGDAIVSTDVGQHQMWAAQFYKNHESYHWLSSGGAGTMGFGFPAAIGAQLAHPKKTVISISGDGGFQMTLFELATAAIHKLPVKIVVLNNHYLGMVRQWQELFYEDRTSGVDLIGNPDFCKLAAAYGIPSVYIKRPADVTKQLEKALAYNDGPILIHAECVKTDNVFPMIPAGAALEDMITEAPKSRMAKPVGST, from the coding sequence ATGGCCAAGCAACAAATCGACGGCGCACAGGCGCTAATCAAGACTCTCGATGACCTCGGGATCGAATTCATCTTCGGATACTCCGGAGGCGCTGCAATCCCGATCTTCGATGCGCTCGAGACGGTCAAGACCAAGATGAAATTCATCCTCGTCCGCCACGAGCAGGGAGCCGTCCACATGGCCGATGGCTATGCGCGCGCCACCGGCAAACCCGCCGCCGTCCTCGTCACCTCCGGCCCCGGCGCCGGGAACACCGTCACCGGCCTGATGACCGCGATGATGGACTCCGTGCCGATGATCGTGATCTGTGGCCAGACCGTGACCTGGATGCTCGGCAAGGACGCCTTCCAGGAAGCCGACATCTTCGGAATCACGATACCCGTAGTAAAACACAACTGGCTGGTGAAAGACACCAACGCCCTCCCGCGCATCGCCCGCGAGGCCTACCACATCGCCACCACAGGCCGCCCCGGACCGGTGCTCATCGACGTGCCAAAAGACATTTCCCAGGGGCCGTTCAGCGGCGAGATGAAGCCGAAGATCAACCTGCCCGGATACGATCCGAGCAAGGACTTCGACATCTGCAAGAAGGCTGTCAAGGAAGCCGCCGCACTCATCGCCAACGCCAAGCGCCCGGTGATCCTCGCAGGCCAGGGCTGCATGATCGCCCGCGCAGACAAGGAGCTCATGCACCTTGCCGAAACGCTGGATTGCCCGGTGACTTCCACCCTCCTCGGCAAGGGCGTTTTCCCCGAGAACCACCCGCTCTCGCTCGGCATGCTCGGCATGCACGGCACCGCCTACGCGAACAAGGCCATGATCGAGTGCGACCTGCTCATCAACATCGGCTCCCGTTTCGACGACCGCATCATCGGCCAGCCGGCAAAGTTCTGCAAGGACGCCAAGATCATCCACATCGACATCGACCCGGCGGAAGCCGGAAAAATGATCCAGCCCGACGTCATGATTGTTGGCGACGCCAAGGCTGCGGTCGCAGAGATCAACGAGAAGATCGCGCCGATGAAGCACCCCGAATGGAACGAGAAGCTCAACGGTTACAGGAAGAAGTTCCCGCTCGGCTACAAGAAGCAGGGCGGCCTGCGGATGCAGCAGGTCATCGACGAGCTCTACCACCTCACCAAGGGCGATGCCATCGTCTCCACCGACGTCGGCCAGCACCAGATGTGGGCCGCGCAGTTCTACAAGAACCACGAATCCTACCACTGGCTCTCCTCCGGCGGTGCAGGCACCATGGGATTCGGATTCCCCGCCGCCATCGGCGCACAGCTCGCTCACCCCAAGAAAACAGTCATTTCCATCTCCGGCGACGGCGGCTTCCAGATGACCCTGTTCGAACTCGCCACCGCCGCGATCCACAAGCTGCCGGTGAAAATCGTCGTGCTCAACAACCACTACCTCGGCATGGTCCGCCAATGGCAGGAGCTCTTCTACGAAGACCGCACCTCCGGCGTGGATCTCATCGGCAACCCGGATTTCTGCAAGCTCGCCGCCGCCTACGGCATCCCCTCCGTGTATATCAAGCGCCCGGCGGATGTCACCAAGCAGCTCGAAAAAGCCCTCGCCTACAACGACGGCCCCATCCTCATCCATGCGGAATGTGTGAAAACCGACAACGTCTTCCCGATGATCCCCGCAGGCGCCGCCCTCGAGGACATGATCACCGAAGCCCCCAAATCACGCATGGCCAAACCCGTCGGCTCCACGTGA
- the ilvN gene encoding acetolactate synthase small subunit, translating to MITTTDTPVAASLSGSGHTLSILVNNEPGVLMRICQVFSRRGFNIDSLVVSQGRNPQFSRMTIGISGDSAGLEQIIKQVGKLIDVIHCSEHTSKDSVTKEMILIKILCSADERSAALQITEHFGGKTVDLTPTSMVVMITGDSPKVDAAVGMFSQYEIIETVRTGKVVMARGEQPT from the coding sequence ATGATCACCACCACCGATACCCCAGTCGCAGCGAGCCTTTCCGGCTCCGGCCATACGCTCTCCATCCTCGTCAACAACGAGCCGGGCGTCCTCATGCGCATCTGCCAGGTGTTCTCGCGCCGAGGCTTCAACATCGACTCCCTTGTCGTCTCCCAAGGCCGCAACCCGCAGTTTTCCCGCATGACCATCGGCATCTCCGGGGATTCCGCTGGGCTTGAGCAGATCATCAAGCAGGTCGGGAAACTCATCGATGTGATCCATTGCTCCGAGCACACGAGCAAGGACTCGGTGACCAAGGAAATGATCCTCATCAAGATCCTCTGCAGCGCGGATGAGCGCTCCGCCGCGCTACAGATCACCGAGCATTTCGGGGGGAAAACCGTCGATCTCACGCCCACTTCCATGGTCGTCATGATCACCGGAGACAGCCCCAAGGTGGATGCCGCCGTCGGCATGTTCTCACAATACGAGATCATCGAGACCGTGCGCACCGGCAAGGTCGTCATGGCCCGCGGCGAGCAGCCGACGTAA
- a CDS encoding Gldg family protein, translated as MSQNKNRQSRPNRIGLGFLSVSQIALLLSAVIFANYLSSQNHSRADLSRTADYTLSSSTVNYLRSKPVSSRANPVKLTMLFGRSSPFHQRVRSLAEEYSRNSAGKIELEVIDPLRSPDRTSQFTAAYNLTLVSDLILIDARPDESTPIVTEAATGTPALNPHITIALADEMITYAVDEKGQRRPENFRAEDLLTARLVEAIEGKPRTMLFLADKSRIDAEGQNSPWDNLAATLRYQNIRLTPANLGGLAAIPDDVDGIAIIAPKYDFSDAEIATLEAYWNSPRAAILVLLSPGECPDKLRIFLRSKGITPRRDRIITMQDGRLSTTARGNFIQGIPFLKDLSGQAAVFEGASSSLDVRENAEDLAVRKISPIPLIRIASGFWGETEFGATAGTPPAGESFDPVTDTPAPLDLAAAVTRGAANDDRFAADTSRMAVIANTDFLDPDRQRAENIDFLSSAANWLVHRESLAGLSPRPIGVYLLPLLDAQVSFINRLNLIFAPAAMLIIGGIIFSARRS; from the coding sequence ATGTCCCAGAACAAGAACCGCCAGTCCCGCCCGAACCGCATCGGCCTCGGTTTCCTCTCCGTATCCCAGATCGCCCTGCTCCTCTCCGCCGTGATCTTCGCGAACTACCTTTCCTCGCAAAACCACAGCCGCGCCGATCTCTCCCGCACCGCGGACTACACGCTCTCCTCCTCCACCGTGAATTACCTCAGGAGCAAGCCCGTCTCCTCCCGCGCCAACCCCGTCAAGCTGACCATGCTCTTCGGCCGCTCCTCCCCCTTCCACCAGCGTGTCCGCTCCCTCGCCGAGGAATACTCCCGCAACTCCGCCGGAAAAATCGAACTCGAGGTCATTGATCCACTCCGCTCCCCGGACAGGACTTCCCAGTTCACCGCCGCCTACAACCTCACCCTCGTCAGCGACCTCATCCTCATCGACGCCCGCCCCGACGAGTCCACGCCCATCGTCACGGAAGCCGCCACCGGCACCCCCGCGCTCAACCCCCACATCACGATCGCCCTCGCCGATGAGATGATCACATACGCCGTCGATGAGAAAGGCCAACGCCGCCCGGAAAACTTCCGCGCCGAGGATCTCCTCACGGCCCGCCTCGTCGAGGCCATCGAGGGCAAGCCCCGCACCATGCTTTTCCTTGCCGATAAATCCCGCATCGATGCGGAAGGCCAAAACTCCCCCTGGGACAACCTCGCCGCGACCCTCCGCTACCAGAACATCCGCCTCACCCCGGCGAACCTCGGCGGCCTCGCCGCCATCCCGGATGACGTGGATGGCATCGCGATCATCGCCCCGAAATACGACTTCAGCGACGCGGAAATCGCCACCCTGGAGGCCTATTGGAACAGCCCCCGCGCCGCCATCCTCGTCCTGCTCAGCCCCGGAGAGTGCCCGGACAAGCTCCGTATCTTCCTCCGCTCCAAGGGCATCACCCCGCGCCGCGACCGTATCATCACCATGCAGGACGGTCGCCTAAGCACCACCGCCCGCGGGAATTTCATCCAGGGCATCCCTTTCCTCAAGGATCTCTCCGGCCAGGCCGCTGTCTTCGAGGGGGCATCCTCTTCCCTCGATGTCCGCGAGAACGCAGAAGACCTTGCCGTACGGAAAATCTCTCCCATTCCCCTCATCCGCATCGCCAGCGGCTTCTGGGGCGAAACCGAATTCGGGGCAACCGCCGGCACCCCCCCCGCCGGCGAAAGTTTCGACCCCGTGACGGACACCCCCGCCCCCCTCGATCTCGCCGCAGCCGTCACCCGCGGCGCCGCCAACGACGACCGCTTCGCCGCAGACACGTCCCGCATGGCCGTCATCGCCAACACCGACTTCCTCGATCCCGACCGCCAGCGCGCCGAGAACATCGACTTCCTCTCCTCCGCCGCCAACTGGCTCGTCCACCGCGAGTCCCTCGCCGGCCTCTCGCCCCGCCCCATCGGCGTCTATCTCCTCCCGCTCCTCGATGCCCAGGTCTCATTCATCAACCGCCTCAACCTCATCTTCGCCCCCGCAGCCATGCTCATCATCGGTGGCATCATCTTTTCCGCCCGCCGCTCCTGA
- a CDS encoding M50 family metallopeptidase codes for MFEFRIFNVPVRVEPWFWVVMALLGGAMGADSKEALVLVLIFMVAGFISILVHELGHALMARHFGNRVHILLYGMGGLAFREGGRNSRKRDFMIAAAGPAIQIALGLAVILAFRASGNTNPYLSAFVAIFFWISVIWALLNLLPILPLDGGRLLESVLGPRRMRTTLTVSAATAAGAAVFALLGGYYVGAIFAGYLAYQSYKQLQQPSWR; via the coding sequence ATGTTTGAATTCAGGATTTTCAATGTCCCGGTGCGGGTGGAGCCATGGTTCTGGGTGGTGATGGCGCTGCTGGGAGGGGCGATGGGTGCGGACAGCAAGGAGGCGCTTGTGCTGGTGCTGATTTTCATGGTGGCGGGATTCATCTCCATCCTTGTCCATGAGCTGGGGCACGCGCTGATGGCCAGGCACTTCGGGAACCGGGTCCACATCCTGCTCTACGGGATGGGCGGGCTGGCATTTCGGGAAGGTGGCAGGAACAGCAGGAAACGCGATTTCATGATCGCCGCAGCGGGTCCCGCGATCCAGATCGCGCTGGGGCTTGCGGTGATCCTGGCATTCCGCGCCTCCGGCAACACGAATCCCTATCTGAGCGCCTTTGTGGCGATATTTTTCTGGATCAGCGTGATCTGGGCGCTGCTGAACCTGCTCCCCATCCTGCCGCTGGACGGAGGCCGGCTGCTGGAGTCCGTGCTGGGCCCGCGACGGATGCGCACGACCCTGACGGTGTCCGCCGCCACTGCCGCGGGGGCGGCGGTGTTCGCGCTGCTGGGCGGGTATTATGTGGGCGCGATCTTTGCTGGCTACCTTGCCTACCAATCCTACAAGCAGCTCCAGCAGCCCTCCTGGCGCTAG
- a CDS encoding ABC transporter permease, whose protein sequence is MRVLRILARKELNTYFLSPFGWVVLAFVVLMQGLSLSSAMKGFRDTPVKDSLVYVTFHTPLFWFYFLFIFPLITMRLFADEERSGTMETLLTAPVRTWQVVLSKYLAAMVFYTILWIPAWFQFKAFSWLTEIQPAYSEGALYGSFLILFLMGAAFTAIGCLASALTSSQIIAGIVTITILVIHYFLGFVTVIWGESFAGAGLFHYISSQQHLHYFTNGLLDTRPAVYYLSLTAFVLFLTHQVIDLRRWRP, encoded by the coding sequence ATGCGCGTCCTCCGTATCCTTGCCAGAAAGGAACTCAACACCTACTTCCTCAGCCCCTTCGGATGGGTCGTGCTCGCCTTCGTCGTGCTGATGCAGGGGCTTTCCCTTTCCTCCGCGATGAAAGGCTTCCGCGACACGCCGGTGAAGGATTCGCTGGTTTATGTCACCTTTCATACCCCTCTCTTCTGGTTCTACTTCCTATTCATTTTCCCACTCATCACCATGCGCCTCTTTGCGGATGAGGAACGTTCCGGCACCATGGAGACCCTCCTCACCGCCCCGGTGCGCACCTGGCAGGTCGTCCTCTCCAAATACCTCGCGGCCATGGTCTTCTACACCATCCTCTGGATCCCCGCCTGGTTCCAGTTCAAGGCGTTCTCCTGGTTGACGGAAATCCAGCCCGCCTACTCCGAGGGTGCGCTCTACGGCAGCTTCCTCATCCTGTTCCTCATGGGGGCGGCCTTCACCGCCATCGGCTGCCTTGCCTCCGCCCTCACATCCAGCCAGATCATCGCGGGCATCGTCACCATCACCATCCTCGTCATCCACTACTTCCTCGGCTTCGTCACCGTGATTTGGGGGGAGTCCTTTGCGGGTGCCGGCCTCTTCCATTACATTTCCTCGCAGCAGCACCTCCACTACTTCACCAACGGCCTCCTCGATACCCGCCCCGCCGTTTACTACCTCTCTCTAACCGCTTTCGTCCTCTTCCTCACCCACCAGGTTATCGACCTCCGCCGCTGGCGTCCCTAA
- a CDS encoding DUF4340 domain-containing protein — MRSLLLTLFLAVAALVLGALSLWQLREGSLDKLLGTPPVAPGERIYPDFLPEKVARITLSAGDTKAVFVKTGRGWEATAPWRDRMDPRAAVSIITFANTTSARDLIPRDKLDPALAGFSNGSTEVAMLDAAGNSLASFRLGRRTPLLGLSPGDKPQPIPTIYLLPLERGRKSHVYAATGDILPLLKDNFSFLRDHRPFSVNPLLLEKIRILTSQGELTLGRSSPSAPWRITKPLDLPTDPAAVTSLLEGLYRLQASKLGDRSEVTLPVDGTAPANSRIDITHFGESSETTLEILPPESPEARETLATVSDRPETVFTLPMKPEPDLISIPDLPLTVNDLRDPTLTNLNIASVRAIAIETVTTPTILISRQPPAPWAAAIAGKQQPANEQRLFDLFKAITETRALAFETDAAPEDLSPWGLDKPILTLTFLADNNQTLTVSFGLDKKGNLFAKRTGSPTVMRLDNSFLEKIAVRPNDWRHARLWSVSSVDVREITRSEPPAPPLLLTYEWQSEKWTATRDGNEATAALDPSRANFLLATLENLQVSRWLSPADEAATAALATPSLILGISQVTLDDFGDEIKGGGKTQTLTLAADPASNTFFGKISGDPSPFTISPEDYLKLSIPLMDQ; from the coding sequence TTGCGCAGCCTCCTCCTCACCCTCTTCCTCGCCGTCGCCGCGCTCGTCCTCGGCGCCCTCTCCCTCTGGCAGCTCCGGGAAGGCAGCCTTGACAAGCTGCTCGGCACCCCGCCCGTCGCCCCAGGCGAGAGGATCTACCCCGATTTCCTTCCGGAAAAAGTCGCCCGCATCACCCTCTCCGCTGGGGACACCAAAGCCGTCTTCGTGAAAACCGGGCGTGGCTGGGAGGCCACCGCACCGTGGCGCGACCGCATGGATCCCCGCGCCGCCGTCTCCATCATCACCTTTGCCAACACCACCTCCGCCCGCGACCTCATCCCCCGCGACAAGCTCGACCCCGCGCTCGCCGGCTTCAGCAACGGCAGCACCGAAGTCGCGATGCTCGATGCCGCCGGCAACAGCCTCGCCAGCTTCCGCCTCGGCCGCCGCACCCCCCTGCTCGGCCTCAGTCCCGGCGATAAACCCCAGCCCATCCCCACCATCTACCTCCTCCCGCTCGAGCGCGGCAGGAAATCCCATGTCTATGCCGCCACCGGCGATATCCTACCACTCCTCAAGGACAACTTCTCATTCCTCCGCGACCACCGCCCCTTTTCCGTCAACCCCCTCCTCCTGGAAAAAATCCGTATCCTCACCTCACAGGGCGAGCTCACCCTTGGCCGTTCCAGCCCCTCCGCCCCATGGCGCATCACCAAGCCCCTCGATCTCCCCACCGACCCCGCAGCCGTCACATCCCTCCTCGAAGGCCTCTACCGCCTCCAGGCCTCCAAGCTCGGCGATCGCTCCGAAGTCACACTCCCCGTCGATGGCACCGCCCCCGCCAACAGCCGCATCGACATCACCCACTTTGGCGAGTCCTCCGAGACCACCCTCGAGATCCTGCCCCCGGAAAGCCCGGAAGCCCGCGAGACCCTCGCCACCGTGAGCGACAGGCCCGAGACCGTCTTCACCCTGCCCATGAAGCCGGAGCCGGATCTCATCTCCATCCCCGACCTGCCCCTCACCGTCAACGACCTCCGCGACCCCACACTCACCAACCTCAACATCGCCTCCGTACGCGCCATCGCCATCGAGACCGTCACCACCCCCACCATCCTCATCTCCCGCCAGCCACCCGCCCCATGGGCCGCCGCCATCGCCGGAAAACAGCAGCCCGCCAACGAGCAGCGCCTCTTCGACCTCTTCAAGGCCATCACCGAGACCCGCGCCCTCGCCTTTGAGACCGATGCCGCCCCGGAAGACCTATCCCCATGGGGGCTGGACAAGCCCATCCTCACCCTCACCTTCCTCGCCGATAACAACCAGACCCTCACCGTCTCCTTCGGCCTTGATAAGAAGGGCAACCTCTTTGCCAAGCGCACGGGCAGTCCCACCGTCATGCGTCTCGACAACTCCTTCCTGGAAAAAATCGCCGTCCGCCCCAACGACTGGCGCCACGCCCGCCTCTGGTCCGTCAGCTCCGTCGATGTCCGGGAAATCACCCGCTCCGAGCCTCCAGCCCCGCCCCTCCTGCTCACCTACGAATGGCAGTCCGAAAAATGGACGGCCACCCGCGATGGCAACGAGGCCACCGCCGCCCTCGATCCCTCCCGCGCCAACTTCCTCCTCGCCACCCTTGAGAACCTCCAGGTCTCACGCTGGCTTTCCCCCGCCGACGAAGCCGCCACCGCCGCCCTCGCAACACCCTCCCTCATCCTCGGCATTTCCCAGGTCACCCTGGACGACTTCGGCGATGAAATCAAAGGCGGCGGAAAAACCCAGACCCTCACGCTCGCCGCGGACCCAGCCTCCAACACCTTTTTCGGAAAAATCTCCGGCGACCCATCACCCTTCACCATCTCCCCGGAAGACTATCTCAAGCTCAGCATCCCTCTCATGGATCAGTGA